The Dehalococcoidales bacterium genome includes a window with the following:
- the ndk gene encoding nucleoside-diphosphate kinase yields the protein MERSLVLIKPDAMERGLAGVIIGRLQGEGLRLTGLKMLRMDKALAERHYAVHKGKPFFDGLLEYITSTPIVAAVFEGEGVIERIRKLMGATDPAKAAPGTIRKDYGLDLQRNSTHASDSPENGEIETGNIFRKDEIFR from the coding sequence ATGGAAAGGTCGCTGGTGCTTATCAAGCCGGATGCTATGGAAAGGGGACTGGCCGGGGTTATCATCGGCCGGCTGCAGGGCGAAGGCCTGAGGCTGACCGGCCTGAAGATGCTGCGCATGGATAAAGCCCTGGCGGAGCGGCACTACGCCGTGCATAAGGGCAAGCCGTTCTTTGACGGGCTGCTGGAATATATAACTTCCACGCCCATCGTGGCCGCCGTTTTCGAGGGGGAGGGGGTTATCGAGCGCATAAGGAAGCTCATGGGCGCCACCGACCCCGCTAAAGCCGCCCCGGGCACTATCCGCAAGGACTACGGGCTGGACCTGCAGCGCAACTCCACCCATGCCTCGGACTCGCCGGAGAACGGGGAGATAGAGACAGGCAATATTTTCAGGAAGGATGAGATTTTCCGGTAG
- a CDS encoding metallophosphoesterase family protein, producing the protein MRIAILADIHANLAALKAVLNDIKEKGEIDAIWCLGDIVGYGPDPGECIGLLRELNPVCVAGNHDLGAIGKLDLAYFNPAAAEACLWTAQKLNPVDARFLEDLPKTAQQGDFLLVHGSPTDPIQEYILSTSMAEKNFGYFECRYCLVGHTHAPLAFKKEENGCVSIPLSETIGLVMKGHRLIINPGAVGQPRDGDPRASYGIYDSEGSMFRLHRVEYNVRATQDKMMQAGLPVSLVTRLEVGK; encoded by the coding sequence ATGCGTATTGCGATACTCGCGGACATCCATGCCAACCTGGCGGCGCTGAAGGCCGTTTTGAACGATATCAAGGAAAAGGGCGAGATAGACGCTATCTGGTGCCTGGGGGATATCGTGGGGTACGGGCCGGACCCGGGCGAATGCATCGGGCTTTTGCGGGAGCTGAACCCCGTCTGCGTGGCCGGCAATCACGACCTCGGGGCTATCGGCAAGCTGGACCTTGCCTACTTCAACCCGGCGGCGGCGGAGGCCTGTCTGTGGACGGCCCAGAAGCTGAACCCGGTGGACGCCCGCTTTCTGGAAGACCTGCCCAAAACCGCGCAGCAAGGCGATTTCCTGCTGGTGCACGGCAGCCCCACCGACCCTATCCAGGAGTACATCCTGTCCACCAGCATGGCGGAGAAGAACTTCGGCTACTTCGAGTGCCGGTACTGCCTGGTGGGCCATACCCACGCGCCGCTGGCTTTCAAGAAGGAAGAGAACGGCTGCGTCTCCATCCCGCTTTCCGAGACGATAGGGCTGGTGATGAAGGGCCATCGCCTGATTATCAATCCGGGGGCGGTGGGACAGCCGAGGGACGGCGACCCGCGCGCCAGCTATGGTATTTACGACTCCGAGGGGAGCATGTTCCGCCTGCACCGCGTGGAGTACAACGTGCGCGCCACCCAGGACAAGATGATGCAGGCCGGGCTGCCGGTAAGCCTGGTGACCCGGCTGGAGGTGGGGAAGTAG
- the rsfS gene encoding ribosome silencing factor: MEAASDKQANNIVLLDLRELGSFTDYFVICAGESARQTRTIVDEIEKALKQEGVLPHHREGSPDSGWLLLDYGDVIVHVFGAVERNYYQLDELWQEARTVLRIQ; this comes from the coding sequence GTGGAAGCCGCCAGCGATAAGCAGGCGAACAACATCGTGTTGCTGGACCTGCGCGAGCTGGGCAGCTTTACCGACTACTTTGTTATCTGCGCCGGCGAGAGCGCGCGGCAGACGCGTACTATCGTTGACGAGATTGAAAAGGCTTTAAAGCAGGAGGGCGTCCTGCCGCACCACCGCGAGGGCTCGCCGGACTCCGGCTGGCTTTTGCTGGACTACGGCGACGTTATCGTGCACGTTTTCGGCGCGGTGGAACGCAACTACTATCAACTGGACGAGCTTTGGCAGGAAGCCCGCACCGTGCTGCGGATTCAATAG
- a CDS encoding NUDIX hydrolase — translation MPRKRGTLLIQSRGKILLVMDRDHHTWSLPGGGVEKGEKSFQTAIRELHEELGLRVRKLHWLGHFKGALSLHSIYFSNHPKGNIHLQTKELKRYLWWNKKSQIKAYGHVWKALELAKEKNYI, via the coding sequence ATGCCGCGGAAACGAGGAACACTTCTTATTCAATCCCGAGGTAAAATTTTACTGGTAATGGATAGAGACCATCACACATGGTCTTTACCGGGTGGAGGTGTGGAAAAAGGTGAAAAATCTTTCCAAACAGCGATCAGAGAATTACATGAAGAATTGGGACTAAGAGTCCGAAAACTACATTGGCTCGGCCATTTCAAAGGCGCATTAAGTCTCCACAGTATTTACTTCTCAAACCATCCTAAAGGAAACATTCACCTTCAAACCAAAGAACTTAAAAGATATTTGTGGTGGAATAAGAAGAGTCAGATAAAGGCATATGGTCATGTATGGAAAGCCTTGGAATTAGCTAAGGAAAAGAACTATATTTAA
- a CDS encoding VTT domain-containing protein: MRRYVAIGIMVLVIAVSVIGSVLLVQHWEYVTMLESQGLLGLFIIALFAGSPIPIPTPSMILTFTMGSIFNPALVALVSSFGNACGNGLVYLTGRGGLVFFKNLGISGKSGQNGNGSAVEENSKDCKKPSIWKRIVGWCSMPQAKKIARKHALLAVFVLGMYPNPLLMAVIVGLGAARYNFWKFFVVCWAGKMVESLILSYLGYFGLRSILHYFGIEMP; the protein is encoded by the coding sequence GTGAGAAGATACGTCGCTATCGGCATTATGGTGCTGGTAATTGCCGTCAGCGTCATAGGTTCCGTGCTGCTCGTTCAGCACTGGGAATACGTCACCATGCTGGAGTCCCAGGGTCTGCTGGGGCTTTTCATCATCGCCCTGTTCGCCGGCTCGCCTATACCCATCCCCACGCCGAGCATGATTCTGACCTTCACCATGGGCAGTATCTTCAACCCGGCGCTGGTGGCGCTGGTATCCAGCTTCGGCAATGCCTGCGGCAACGGGCTGGTCTATCTGACCGGGCGCGGCGGGCTGGTTTTCTTCAAGAACCTGGGGATTTCCGGCAAGAGCGGCCAGAACGGCAACGGCAGCGCCGTGGAAGAAAACAGCAAGGACTGCAAGAAGCCTTCCATCTGGAAGAGGATAGTGGGGTGGTGCAGCATGCCCCAGGCCAAGAAAATCGCCCGCAAACACGCGCTGCTGGCGGTCTTTGTCCTGGGTATGTACCCCAACCCGCTGCTGATGGCGGTTATCGTGGGGCTGGGGGCGGCGCGCTATAATTTCTGGAAGTTCTTCGTGGTGTGCTGGGCGGGCAAAATGGTGGAGAGCCTGATATTGTCCTACCTGGGCTACTTCGGGCTGCGCTCCATACTGCACTATTTCGGCATAGAAATGCCCTGA
- a CDS encoding inorganic phosphate transporter: METSLYLIIPIIVIALVFDFTNGMHDAANSISTIVTTRVLTPRQAVIWAAFFNFVAFVAFGTGVAKTIGSGMVHIEIVTSTVILAGLIGAIAWNLITWYFGLPSSSSHALIGGYAGAAIAKGGFGVIITSGWTKTVIFIFIAPLIGLVLGYVLKIITTWIVYKQNPLTINKWSRIAQLFSAAAFSLGHGGNDAQKTMGIISSLLFAGGLISEFHIPLWVVLSAHAAIAIGTLTGGWRIVKTMGQKITTLRPIDGFCAETAAASSIFFSTHLGIPVSTTHVITGAISGVGAVQRLSAVRWGVTLRIVWGWIFTIPVSAIIAALVYSLIRLIT; this comes from the coding sequence CTTTACCTTATCATTCCCATCATCGTCATCGCCCTGGTATTTGATTTCACCAACGGCATGCACGATGCCGCTAACTCTATTTCCACCATCGTCACCACCCGGGTGCTGACGCCCCGGCAGGCGGTAATCTGGGCGGCTTTCTTTAACTTTGTCGCCTTCGTGGCATTCGGCACGGGCGTAGCCAAGACCATCGGCAGCGGGATGGTCCACATAGAAATCGTCACCTCCACCGTCATCCTGGCGGGGCTTATCGGCGCCATAGCCTGGAACCTCATTACCTGGTATTTCGGCCTGCCCAGCAGCTCTTCCCACGCGTTGATCGGCGGGTACGCGGGGGCGGCTATCGCCAAGGGGGGCTTCGGCGTTATTATCACTTCCGGCTGGACCAAGACGGTTATCTTTATTTTTATCGCGCCGCTAATCGGCCTGGTGCTGGGCTATGTGCTAAAGATAATCACCACCTGGATAGTCTATAAACAGAACCCGCTGACCATTAACAAGTGGTCGCGGATAGCCCAGCTGTTCTCGGCGGCGGCTTTCAGTCTGGGCCATGGCGGCAACGATGCCCAGAAAACGATGGGGATTATTTCCAGCCTGCTCTTTGCCGGCGGCCTGATCAGCGAGTTTCACATTCCTTTGTGGGTTGTCCTCAGCGCCCACGCCGCCATTGCCATCGGCACGCTTACCGGCGGCTGGCGGATTGTGAAAACGATGGGACAGAAGATAACCACCCTGCGCCCGATTGACGGCTTCTGCGCCGAGACCGCCGCCGCCTCCAGTATATTCTTCTCCACTCACCTGGGCATCCCGGTAAGCACCACCCACGTCATTACCGGGGCTATCTCCGGGGTGGGCGCCGTGCAGCGGCTTTCCGCGGTGCGGTGGGGGGTAACGCTGCGCATTGTCTGGGGGTGGATTTTCACCATACCGGTATCCGCTATCATCGCGGCGCTGGTCTATTCTCTTATCCGGCTGATTACCTAG
- a CDS encoding pseudouridine synthase — MPEKPLIKALTEAGIGPRRRMAEAIKQGKVKVNGTVAVSFNQPVNTDKDRVAYEGRGLDLKPDQTICLMLNKPAGIVSTVSDEKSRRTVFSILPVKYRRHRLYPVGRLDIDTTGLILMTNDGDLTYRLTHPRYEYEKEYLVAIQGSLMAGEMHQLEHGVLLEDGLTHPARVKTVSSPPFNYSITIHEGRKRQVRRMFEHLHHTVLALKRVRIGKLTMGELKEGEARQLSAGEISGLLRE, encoded by the coding sequence ATGCCGGAAAAACCCCTGATTAAAGCTTTAACAGAAGCCGGAATCGGCCCGCGCCGGCGCATGGCGGAAGCCATCAAACAGGGCAAGGTCAAGGTTAACGGCACCGTGGCCGTGTCCTTCAACCAGCCCGTAAATACGGATAAAGACCGCGTGGCCTACGAAGGCCGCGGCCTAGACCTAAAGCCGGACCAGACCATCTGCCTGATGCTCAACAAGCCGGCGGGCATCGTCTCCACCGTCAGCGATGAGAAGAGTCGGCGTACCGTGTTCTCCATTCTGCCGGTAAAATACCGGCGCCACCGGCTCTACCCGGTGGGACGGCTGGACATAGACACCACCGGGCTTATCCTGATGACCAACGACGGCGACCTCACCTACCGCCTGACCCATCCGCGCTACGAGTATGAAAAAGAGTACCTGGTGGCCATCCAGGGCAGCCTGATGGCCGGGGAAATGCACCAGCTAGAGCACGGCGTATTGCTGGAAGACGGCCTGACTCATCCCGCCAGGGTCAAGACGGTCTCCTCGCCGCCGTTCAACTACAGCATCACCATCCACGAGGGGCGCAAGCGGCAGGTACGCCGCATGTTCGAGCATCTACACCATACCGTGCTGGCGTTAAAGCGGGTACGCATCGGCAAGCTGACGATGGGGGAGCTGAAAGAGGGGGAGGCGCGGCAATTGAGCGCCGGGGAAATCAGCGGGCTGCTGCGGGAATAG
- the thiL gene encoding thiamine-phosphate kinase codes for MKVSEIGEFGLIDLLAGMVAETQTDKIAPDLLIGIGDDAAAWRCAGAVQLATVDSMVQDVHFSLETITWKDLGWKSLAINLSDIAAMGGLPRYALIALSLPPETDVADVTALYEGMMELARQFRVGIIGGNISRAMEVTVTITVIGASPDGAILRRAAARPGDVIALTGHPGSAAAGLVMLSQRLRFRPEVTHYLKNAFLRPAPRIAEGQVLVKHGIKAAIDTSDGLLADLRHICEASRVSARVVTDYIPVHETVKQNFREDALSIALGGGEDYELLFTGSAGTIEAIKQELSCPVSVIGEITAGQPGEIGLVDAAGSPVKIGRSGWTHF; via the coding sequence GTGAAAGTATCGGAAATCGGGGAGTTCGGGCTGATAGACCTGCTGGCCGGGATGGTAGCGGAGACGCAAACCGATAAAATCGCGCCCGACCTGCTTATCGGCATCGGCGACGATGCCGCGGCGTGGCGCTGCGCCGGCGCCGTCCAACTGGCCACCGTGGACTCCATGGTGCAGGACGTCCATTTTTCCCTGGAAACGATTACCTGGAAAGATTTGGGCTGGAAATCCCTGGCCATCAACCTGAGCGATATCGCCGCCATGGGCGGCTTGCCCCGCTACGCGCTGATAGCTTTATCCCTGCCCCCGGAAACGGACGTGGCCGATGTCACCGCCCTTTACGAGGGGATGATGGAGCTGGCGCGGCAGTTCCGGGTGGGCATCATCGGCGGGAACATCAGCCGGGCGATGGAAGTAACGGTGACGATTACGGTCATCGGCGCCAGCCCGGACGGAGCGATACTGAGGCGCGCCGCCGCCAGACCGGGCGACGTGATAGCCCTCACCGGGCACCCGGGCAGCGCCGCCGCCGGACTGGTAATGCTCTCCCAGCGGCTAAGATTCAGGCCGGAGGTCACCCACTACCTGAAAAACGCTTTCCTCCGCCCCGCGCCGCGCATCGCGGAGGGGCAGGTACTGGTGAAGCACGGCATTAAAGCCGCCATAGATACCAGCGACGGGCTGCTGGCCGACCTGCGCCATATCTGCGAGGCCAGCCGGGTCAGCGCCCGCGTGGTGACGGACTACATACCGGTACACGAAACGGTCAAGCAAAATTTCCGGGAGGACGCCCTGTCCATAGCCCTGGGGGGCGGGGAGGACTACGAGCTGCTCTTTACCGGCAGCGCCGGAACTATCGAAGCAATCAAGCAAGAGCTGAGCTGTCCGGTCAGCGTCATCGGGGAGATTACGGCGGGGCAGCCGGGCGAAATAGGCCTGGTCGACGCTGCCGGCAGCCCGGTGAAAATAGGCCGGTCCGGCTGGACGCATTTTTAA
- a CDS encoding HAD family phosphatase: MSDARLEAVIWDMDGVIADTADYHYRAWQDIFRERGVAFSLADFMPFFGRRHDSIVKFALGDGLTPEEIKAVSDKKQALYRRLVARNVIPLPGAVTLIKALNQNHIKSAIGTSAVPDNVDVILRGMGIENSFQAIAYGTEVAEGKPSPQIFLLAAQKLGAEPAGCVVIEDAIAGVAGAKSAGMKCVAVTNSHPAAALKDADLVVDSLEKVDIGVLQGLFNHV, from the coding sequence ATGTCTGACGCGCGCCTGGAGGCCGTCATCTGGGACATGGACGGCGTAATCGCGGATACGGCGGACTACCACTACCGCGCCTGGCAGGACATTTTCCGGGAGCGGGGGGTGGCCTTCAGCCTGGCGGACTTCATGCCCTTTTTCGGTCGGCGGCACGACTCCATTGTAAAATTCGCTTTAGGGGACGGCTTAACGCCGGAAGAGATAAAGGCGGTATCGGATAAGAAGCAGGCGCTGTACCGCCGCCTGGTAGCCCGAAACGTTATCCCCCTGCCCGGCGCGGTAACGCTGATAAAGGCTTTAAACCAGAACCATATCAAAAGCGCCATCGGCACTTCCGCCGTGCCGGACAATGTGGACGTTATCCTGCGGGGGATGGGCATTGAAAACAGCTTCCAGGCCATCGCTTACGGCACGGAGGTGGCGGAAGGCAAGCCCAGCCCGCAGATATTCCTGCTGGCGGCGCAGAAGCTCGGGGCCGAGCCCGCGGGCTGTGTGGTGATAGAAGATGCTATAGCGGGGGTGGCGGGGGCCAAGAGCGCCGGCATGAAGTGCGTGGCGGTGACCAACAGCCATCCCGCCGCGGCGCTAAAGGACGCCGACCTGGTGGTGGACAGCCTGGAGAAGGTGGATATAGGAGTGTTACAAGGGCTGTTCAATCACGTTTAA
- a CDS encoding PaaI family thioesterase translates to MAVIPKVTLNTDLNEGYCFGCGQNNPIGMKLRFTRDGDTISAEFTPDRMHQGWPGLLHGGILGCLLDEAMSNIAYATGNTTLTASMEMRLRQPVAVAAPLVVSAWITRHRKKIIETAGKVCLKDGTVVAESTAKQFIAENRAGQEDKVKESRRHV, encoded by the coding sequence ATGGCGGTGATACCTAAAGTTACGCTGAATACCGACCTCAACGAGGGATACTGCTTCGGGTGCGGGCAGAATAACCCGATAGGCATGAAACTGCGCTTTACCCGGGACGGCGATACCATCAGCGCCGAGTTCACGCCGGACAGGATGCACCAGGGGTGGCCGGGGCTATTGCACGGCGGCATTCTGGGCTGCCTGCTGGACGAGGCGATGAGCAATATCGCCTACGCCACCGGCAACACCACCCTGACCGCCAGCATGGAGATGCGGCTGCGCCAGCCGGTGGCGGTGGCGGCGCCGCTGGTAGTCAGCGCCTGGATAACCCGCCACCGCAAGAAAATCATCGAGACCGCCGGCAAGGTCTGCCTCAAGGACGGCACCGTAGTGGCGGAAAGCACCGCCAAGCAGTTCATCGCGGAAAACCGGGCGGGGCAGGAAGATAAAGTGAAAGAAAGCCGCCGCCATGTCTGA
- a CDS encoding molybdopterin-dependent oxidoreductase: protein MNSNQHDINPAGRKRLEYSQMVKPAEVKDGICYMCTNTCATSVQVRDGQVVKIDVVDPKVSHCPRWRAQTDFIYHPDRLLYPLKRAGKRGGGKWQRISWNEALDTVAGSLQTVKNKYGAEAVVFWVAYPKEPRPYFHRLAHAFGSPNYCTESSNCFSATWLAANLTYGAEYSYMAGSGSGVDPETRCKLIWGAAVISSPNVWEQNLEAKEKGVKLIVVDPRRTAIAAKADIHLQLRPGTDGALALSMMHVIFNENLYDKEFVEKWTVGFEGLKKLAQEYPPERAEKITRVPAAKIIEAARLYATLKPAKLHLSSNSTTHHSNGVQNHRAVILLAAVTGNIGIAGGNLLGPYPADKTNDITLHERVAAMPPGVGAARFPVWTQRYREMQSNAIADQIESGRPYPIKALFSSGLDIQFFANSRRMAADLEKLDFIGVTEYFHTPGTREADIVLPIASWLERPILLTDAGGYVKLIQPAVSPPGECRTEWDIYSALAGRLGLGELFWNGSFEKCVDHILEPMQLTYRDLTAHPEGILRQYRPRPEKDYETTGFQTASGKVEIASSVLAEHGIDPLPSYQEPPESPLSRPDLLASFPLVMTSGARVMAYTHSQFRNIPRLRRIMPEPLADINPADAAPRGIKTGDEVTITSPRGSIKMKANVTDTILAGVVSMPHHWPDEANVNLLVDDRTLDPISGFIPCKSQLCQVTKSV from the coding sequence ATGAACAGTAACCAGCATGACATCAATCCCGCCGGACGGAAACGATTGGAGTATAGTCAAATGGTAAAGCCCGCGGAAGTAAAAGACGGCATCTGCTACATGTGCACCAACACCTGCGCCACCTCCGTCCAGGTGCGCGACGGCCAGGTGGTTAAGATAGACGTGGTGGACCCCAAAGTAAGCCACTGCCCGCGCTGGCGCGCCCAGACGGACTTTATTTACCACCCGGACCGCCTCCTTTACCCCCTGAAACGGGCGGGGAAAAGGGGCGGGGGCAAGTGGCAGCGCATCTCCTGGAACGAGGCGCTGGATACAGTTGCGGGCAGCCTGCAAACCGTTAAGAACAAATACGGGGCGGAAGCGGTGGTATTCTGGGTTGCCTATCCCAAGGAACCGCGCCCCTATTTTCACCGCCTGGCACACGCCTTCGGCTCGCCGAACTACTGCACGGAAAGCAGCAACTGTTTTTCCGCCACCTGGCTGGCCGCCAACCTGACCTACGGCGCGGAATACTCCTACATGGCCGGCTCCGGTTCCGGCGTGGACCCGGAGACCAGGTGCAAGCTGATATGGGGGGCGGCGGTAATCTCTTCGCCCAACGTCTGGGAGCAAAACCTGGAAGCCAAAGAAAAAGGCGTCAAGCTTATCGTGGTGGACCCGCGCCGCACCGCCATCGCCGCTAAAGCGGACATCCATTTGCAGCTCCGCCCCGGCACGGACGGCGCCCTGGCGCTAAGCATGATGCACGTTATCTTTAACGAGAACCTCTACGATAAAGAGTTCGTCGAAAAATGGACGGTGGGGTTCGAGGGACTGAAAAAGCTGGCGCAGGAATACCCGCCGGAACGCGCGGAAAAAATAACCCGGGTGCCCGCCGCTAAAATCATCGAGGCGGCCCGGCTGTATGCCACGCTGAAGCCCGCCAAGCTGCACCTGAGCAGCAACAGCACCACGCACCACAGCAACGGCGTGCAGAACCACCGCGCCGTGATTCTGCTGGCGGCGGTTACCGGCAACATCGGCATAGCCGGCGGCAACCTGCTGGGGCCCTACCCCGCCGATAAGACCAACGACATCACCCTGCATGAAAGAGTGGCCGCGATGCCGCCCGGCGTGGGCGCGGCGCGCTTTCCGGTATGGACGCAGCGCTACCGGGAAATGCAGTCCAACGCCATCGCGGACCAGATTGAAAGCGGCCGGCCCTACCCCATTAAAGCCCTGTTTTCCTCCGGGCTGGATATCCAGTTCTTCGCCAACTCCCGCCGCATGGCCGCCGACCTGGAAAAGCTGGATTTCATCGGCGTGACGGAATACTTCCACACCCCCGGCACGCGTGAAGCCGATATCGTCCTGCCCATCGCCTCCTGGCTGGAAAGGCCGATATTGCTCACCGATGCCGGTGGTTATGTAAAGCTTATACAGCCCGCCGTCAGTCCCCCCGGCGAATGCCGCACGGAATGGGACATTTACTCGGCGCTGGCCGGGCGGCTGGGACTGGGGGAGCTGTTCTGGAACGGCAGCTTTGAAAAGTGCGTCGACCATATCCTGGAGCCGATGCAACTAACCTACCGAGACCTTACGGCCCACCCGGAGGGCATCTTGCGGCAATACCGGCCCCGGCCGGAAAAAGACTATGAGACAACCGGTTTCCAGACCGCCTCCGGCAAGGTGGAAATAGCCTCCTCCGTGCTGGCGGAGCACGGTATCGACCCCCTCCCCTCCTATCAGGAGCCGCCGGAAAGCCCCCTGAGCCGCCCTGATTTACTGGCGTCTTTCCCGCTGGTAATGACCTCCGGCGCCAGGGTCATGGCCTATACCCACTCTCAATTCCGGAACATACCGCGACTGCGCAGGATAATGCCGGAGCCGCTGGCGGACATCAACCCCGCCGACGCCGCCCCCCGCGGGATAAAGACGGGCGATGAGGTTACCATCACGTCGCCGCGGGGCAGTATCAAAATGAAAGCCAACGTGACCGACACGATACTGGCCGGGGTGGTCTCCATGCCCCACCACTGGCCGGATGAAGCCAATGTCAACCTGCTGGTGGACGACCGGACCCTGGACCCGATATCCGGCTTCATCCCATGCAAATCGCAGCTCTGCCAGGTAACCAAATCTGTATAA
- the rsmA gene encoding 16S rRNA (adenine(1518)-N(6)/adenine(1519)-N(6))-dimethyltransferase RsmA, protein MEKSLPRDDSDSLLAQTRKILRHYNIRARKGLGQHFLVDGAVLEKILEAADLSPEDTVIEVGPGLGLMTGELAKRAGWVIAIELDNQLADILQKTIQRENVVVINQDILGTDPAKLLQGGAPHIPPQLRSYKVVANLPYYITSPVLRHFLEATVKPQTMVVMVQREVAAAICAEAGQRSVLSIAIQFYGKPSIVTRVPAAAFFPAPEVESAVVKIDVYPEPPVVVADVAGFFKLVRAGFTSARKQAGNALARGLGIDPGEARRLLAKASIDPKRRAETFTLEEWAELWRAWTESPLTPPLTRGDK, encoded by the coding sequence ATGGAAAAAAGCCTCCCCCGGGACGATAGCGATTCCCTGCTGGCGCAGACCAGGAAAATACTGCGCCATTATAATATCCGGGCGAGGAAGGGGCTGGGACAGCACTTCCTGGTGGACGGCGCGGTACTCGAAAAGATACTTGAAGCCGCCGACCTTTCCCCTGAAGATACGGTAATCGAGGTGGGGCCGGGGCTGGGCTTAATGACCGGGGAGCTGGCCAAGCGGGCGGGGTGGGTTATCGCCATCGAGTTGGACAACCAGCTGGCGGACATTCTCCAGAAAACCATCCAGCGTGAAAACGTCGTCGTCATCAACCAGGACATCCTCGGCACCGACCCCGCTAAGCTGTTGCAGGGCGGCGCTCCCCATATCCCCCCGCAACTCCGCTCCTATAAAGTAGTCGCCAACCTGCCGTACTACATTACTTCCCCCGTCCTGCGCCATTTCCTGGAAGCTACGGTCAAGCCGCAAACGATGGTGGTCATGGTACAGCGGGAGGTGGCCGCCGCCATCTGCGCGGAGGCGGGACAGCGCAGCGTGCTCAGCATCGCCATCCAGTTCTATGGCAAACCAAGCATCGTTACCAGAGTGCCCGCCGCCGCCTTTTTCCCCGCCCCGGAGGTGGAGTCCGCAGTGGTCAAGATAGACGTCTACCCGGAGCCGCCGGTGGTGGTGGCTGACGTGGCGGGGTTCTTCAAGCTGGTACGCGCCGGTTTCACATCTGCCCGCAAACAGGCGGGCAACGCGCTGGCGCGGGGGCTGGGCATAGACCCGGGGGAGGCGCGGCGGCTTTTAGCTAAAGCGTCCATAGACCCGAAGCGCCGGGCGGAGACCTTCACCCTGGAGGAGTGGGCGGAATTGTGGAGGGCGTGGACCGAATCTCCCTTGACTCCCCCTTTGACAAGGGGCGACAAATGA
- the ispE gene encoding 4-(cytidine 5'-diphospho)-2-C-methyl-D-erythritol kinase, whose protein sequence is MLTVKAPAKINLTLEVLRKRPDGFHEIRSVLQAIDLSDTLYIEAGQGITWRGGSPGWSAEKSLVSKAAGRLRETTGCAQGAAIKIDKRIPLMSGLGGDSSDAAALLRGLNEFWGLKLPEDKLAEIAAGLGSDVVFFLKGGTALAAGRGEKITPLPPLNRMWVVLVAPDAPVAVGKTGRMYANLKPAGFTDGADTRKLADDLSRGKPFKPAMLFNVFESVAFEDYNVRRLYIDPMKKMGALHVHLAGSGPALFTMLPDQARAGDIYNRCIKQGMQAYLARTL, encoded by the coding sequence GTGCTCACCGTCAAAGCCCCGGCCAAGATAAACCTGACCCTGGAGGTGCTGCGTAAGCGCCCGGACGGCTTTCACGAAATCCGCAGTGTGCTCCAGGCCATAGACCTGTCTGACACGCTGTATATTGAGGCTGGGCAGGGCATCACCTGGCGGGGCGGTAGTCCAGGATGGTCGGCGGAAAAGAGCCTGGTGAGCAAGGCGGCGGGCCGGCTGCGGGAAACTACCGGGTGCGCTCAGGGGGCGGCGATAAAAATCGACAAGCGAATACCGCTGATGTCCGGGCTGGGCGGGGACAGCAGCGACGCCGCGGCGCTTTTGAGAGGGCTTAACGAATTTTGGGGACTGAAGCTGCCGGAGGATAAACTGGCGGAGATAGCGGCCGGATTGGGGTCGGACGTGGTCTTCTTTTTAAAAGGCGGCACGGCCCTGGCGGCGGGGAGGGGAGAAAAGATAACGCCCCTGCCGCCCCTGAACCGGATGTGGGTGGTGCTGGTGGCGCCGGACGCGCCGGTGGCGGTGGGGAAAACGGGGCGGATGTACGCCAACCTAAAGCCGGCCGGCTTTACCGACGGCGCTGACACCCGGAAACTGGCCGATGACCTGTCCCGGGGCAAACCCTTCAAACCGGCGATGCTGTTCAACGTCTTTGAGAGCGTCGCCTTCGAGGATTATAATGTACGCCGGCTGTACATCGACCCCATGAAAAAAATGGGGGCGCTGCACGTGCACCTGGCCGGCTCCGGCCCGGCCTTATTCACCATGCTGCCGGACCAGGCCCGCGCCGGGGATATCTATAACCGGTGCATAAAACAGGGGATGCAGGCCTACCTGGCCCGGACGTTATGA